One Bombus pyrosoma isolate SC7728 linkage group LG11, ASM1482585v1, whole genome shotgun sequence DNA segment encodes these proteins:
- the LOC122573211 gene encoding uncharacterized protein C19orf47 homolog, which produces MASSLSAYWVKFFKGAGFPQDVATKHAVVFSNNRIKPDMLPDLDKPSLKEMGITLMGDMIAILRYAKKVVEETTCERFLVDTEDNVGKPKPMIKKVATKAASSTSKAIATKLKSDAIITKKIVKIPTSSVKKTVVAKKSASTSGEIITDLANQKKQTILKRKLKEDSEFDSNNEDEWQETPKKLKSLDNKDNKVGYTVILPKGSTSRSQQILKNSVEQKRTVFDRLGDSSVTSTTNPTETSQTFNITGLGKDILKRSVSVFNRLGDKDAKKDNAITQAGILKNGTNSVGILKSRSSNTRTSILTTNKIVPKSVGTMRADQEANRKVMSSNVTQLVKTTKRISFNNTSLRDNRLIKSNVTSGKLASERLTSIPAKARLGMVKTSSTKQVTFDRITTVAHVKKPDVFSRLGI; this is translated from the exons ATGGCATCATCATTATCAG caTATtgggtgaaattttttaaaggagCTGGATTTCCACAAGATGTAGCTACAAAACATGCTGTTGTGTTTTCCAATAATCGTATTAAACCAGACATGTTACCTGATTTGGACAAACCTAGCCTCAAAGAAATGGGAATTACTTTAATGGGAGATATGATTGCTATTTtaagatatgcaaaaaaagtAGTAGAAGAGACAACATGTGAAAGATTCTTAGTTGATACAGAGGATAATGTTGGAAAGCCCAAACCAATGATTAAAAAAGTAGCAACCAAAGCAGCTAGTTCTACTTCTAAAGCTATTGCTACTAAACTTAAATCTGATGCAATAATCACAAAAAAGATTGTTAAGATTCCAACAAGTTCGGTCAAGAAAACTGTTGTTGCTAAAAAATCAGCATCAACATCAGGTGAAATAATTACAGATCTTGCTAATCAAAAAAAACAGACCAtccttaaaagaaaattaaaagaagacaGTGAATTTGATAGTAATAATGAAGATGAGTGGCAAGAAACACCTAAAAAACTAAAATCACTTGATAACAAAGATAATAAAGTAGGATATACTGTAATACTTCCAAAAGGATCAACATCTAGAAGTCAACAAATTCTTAAAAACTCTGTAGAACAAAAGCGAACTGTATTTGACAGGCTGGGTGATAGTTCTGTAACTAGTACAACAAATCCAACTGAAACATCACAGACATTTAATATTACTGGATTAGGGAAAGATATCCTTAAAAGATCTGTGAGTGTTTTTAATCGATTAGGAGATAAAGATGCCAAAAAGGATAATGCCATAACACAAGCAGGtatattgaaaaatggaacaaatagtgtaggaatattaaaaagcaGAAGTTCCAATACAAGAACTTCGATTCttacaacaaataaaattgtaccaAAAAGTGTAGGCACAATGCGAGCTGATCAAGAAGCAAATAGAAAAGTTATGTCAAGTAATGTTACACAGTTAGTGAAAACaacgaaaagaatttcttttaacaacACATCTCTAAGAGACAACAGATTGATAAAATCCAATGTTACATCTGGAAAGCTAG CTTCAGAAAGATTAACTTCGATACCAGCAAAAGCACGTTTGGGAATGGTTAAAACAAGCAGTACTAAACAAGTAACTTTCGACAGAATTACAACGGTAGCGCACGTAAAGAAACCGGATGTTTTCAGTCGCCTTGGAATTTGA